Part of the Cohnella candidum genome, GCTGGCGAGGGCGGCGAAAGACGCGGCGGCCGGCGCGGTGCTCGTCACCGCGGTTTTCGCCGCGGCGGTAGGTTTGGCGGTATTGGGTCCGCCTTTATGGCGGACGATATTCGGATAAGGGCGAGAGGGGAACATCGGATGGCGGAACAACGGCAATGGGATCCGGTCAAGCTGCTGGAGGCGGCCAAGGCCGTCAGGGAAAACGCGTACGTCCCGTATTCGGGCTTCCGCGTCGGGGCCGTTTTCATGGATGCGGAAGGACATTTGCACGCGGGCTGCAACGTAGAGAACGCGGCCTACGGGCCGACGAACTGCGCCGAGCGCACCGCCCTGTTCCGGGCGATCGCGGACGGCCGGCAGGCGGGCGAATTTCAAGTCGCCGCCGTGATCGGGGATACGGAGGGGCCGATTTCCCCTTGCGGCATTTGCCGGCAGGTGATGCTGGAGCTGTGCGAACCGGACATGCCGGTCATCCTGGGCAACCTGCGCGGCGATTATAAGTTGACCACCGTCGCCGAGCTGCTCCCGGGAGCGTTCTCCAAACGGGACCTGGCGAAATAAGGAGAGACCAACAGTGAAAGAAGGCTTCAAGTCCGGTTTCGTGGCGATCGTGGGGCGCCCGAACGTCGGCAAATCGACGCTGATGAATCAAGTCATCGGCCAGAAGATCGCGATCATGTCGGATAAACCCCAGACGACCCGAAACAAAATTCACGGCGTCTATACGACGGAAGACATGCAGATCGTTTTCCTGGATACGCCGGGCATTCATAAGCCGTTCTCCAAGCTCGGCGATTATATGGTGAAAGCCGCCGTGAGCGCGCTCGAGGAAGTGGACGCGGTCCTGTTCCTCACGGACGTGACGGAAGAGCTCGGCGGCGGCGACCGGTTCATCATCGAGCGGCTGAAAAACGTCAGCACCCCGGTGTTCCTCGTCCTGAACAAAATCGACAAGGTCCATCCCGAGGCGCTGCTGCCCATCATCGAGACGTACCGCAAGCTGCACGATTTTACGGAAATCGTGCCGGTCTCGGCGCTGCAGGGGAACAACGTGAACGCGCTGCTGGAGACGGTCGGCAAATATTTGGACGAAGGCCCGATGTATTATCCGGCCGACCAGGTGACCGACCATCCGGAGCAATTCGTCTGCGCCGAGCTGATCCGCGAGAAGATCCTTCAGCTCACCCGCGAGGAGGTTCCCCACTCCATCGCCGTGGAGATCGAGAGCATGGGAACGGGAGATAACGGTGTCGTTAACATCGGTGCAGTCATCTACGTGGAACGCGATTCGCAGAAAGGGATCGTGATCGGCAAACAGGGAGTGCTGCTCAAGGAAATCGGCAAGCTCGCCCGCCAAGACATGGAACGGCTGCTCGGGTCCAAGATTTTCCTCGAGCTGTGGGTGAAGGTCAAGAAAGACTGGCGCAATCGCGAATCCGTGCTCAAATCGCTCGGCTTCCGCCACGAATGACGCCTTCGGCGTGAGCCGGGAGGGATACGGGGGGCGCCGCGGGACATCCTAACGGAGGAAGAGCAAGTCATTTCCGCCCGGAGAGGATGAAGCGCTGTGCGGGATTTTACTTGGCACGTCTTTACGCAAACCGGCGACATTGAAGCCTATCTGCTTT contains:
- the cdd gene encoding cytidine deaminase, translated to MAEQRQWDPVKLLEAAKAVRENAYVPYSGFRVGAVFMDAEGHLHAGCNVENAAYGPTNCAERTALFRAIADGRQAGEFQVAAVIGDTEGPISPCGICRQVMLELCEPDMPVILGNLRGDYKLTTVAELLPGAFSKRDLAK
- the era gene encoding GTPase Era yields the protein MKEGFKSGFVAIVGRPNVGKSTLMNQVIGQKIAIMSDKPQTTRNKIHGVYTTEDMQIVFLDTPGIHKPFSKLGDYMVKAAVSALEEVDAVLFLTDVTEELGGGDRFIIERLKNVSTPVFLVLNKIDKVHPEALLPIIETYRKLHDFTEIVPVSALQGNNVNALLETVGKYLDEGPMYYPADQVTDHPEQFVCAELIREKILQLTREEVPHSIAVEIESMGTGDNGVVNIGAVIYVERDSQKGIVIGKQGVLLKEIGKLARQDMERLLGSKIFLELWVKVKKDWRNRESVLKSLGFRHE